From Syntrophorhabdaceae bacterium, one genomic window encodes:
- a CDS encoding MFS transporter: MRDEGNIPQNTIWKLFTRDFILVFIAFFAFVSANHALIPALPVYLTKLGSNERQVGVLVGVMGVAALVSRFFVGGALTRYSEKRVMVVGALLFALTFLASIIFRPFWPFLLIRVFQGIAFASLHTAAFAYTINIVPVVYRGQGIAYFMLAPSLAMAFAAPSGMFLANRYGFTIFFLTCISLSLLSLFLSWKVKERTSSITPEQNTPARSGFLFERKVVPPGITSFMQMFVFGALAAFVPLYALQCGITNPGLFFTANAVAIIVGRAFGGGILDAYNKEKMILLFIFLSMIAMIILSFSKTLPMFIFVGLLYGAGGAFFFPAAMAYAFEYAGSSSGSAVGTFNAFMDLGMALGPVIAGIIIPFTGYPIMFLCLALICLVNLCYVQFYVRKRNNAIPSI; encoded by the coding sequence ATGCGTGATGAAGGAAACATTCCTCAAAATACAATCTGGAAATTATTCACCCGGGATTTCATTCTCGTTTTTATTGCGTTCTTCGCTTTCGTATCGGCCAATCATGCCCTTATACCCGCTCTTCCGGTCTATCTCACAAAATTAGGCTCCAACGAAAGACAGGTCGGTGTCCTCGTTGGGGTTATGGGGGTAGCAGCTCTTGTTTCCAGGTTTTTTGTCGGAGGGGCACTGACAAGGTATTCGGAAAAAAGGGTTATGGTGGTTGGGGCACTACTCTTTGCGCTCACCTTCCTGGCCTCTATTATATTTCGCCCCTTTTGGCCCTTTTTACTAATACGGGTCTTTCAAGGAATTGCCTTTGCATCATTGCACACAGCCGCCTTCGCATATACGATCAACATCGTCCCGGTGGTTTATAGGGGCCAGGGCATCGCCTATTTCATGCTGGCACCAAGCCTCGCTATGGCATTTGCCGCTCCCTCTGGTATGTTTCTCGCCAACCGATACGGTTTCACGATTTTCTTCCTGACCTGCATCAGTCTGTCTTTGCTTTCTTTATTCCTCTCATGGAAGGTGAAAGAGCGGACATCAAGTATTACGCCCGAGCAGAACACCCCCGCTCGCAGCGGTTTTCTCTTTGAACGGAAAGTCGTTCCTCCTGGTATCACGAGTTTCATGCAAATGTTTGTTTTTGGAGCCCTCGCAGCTTTCGTTCCCTTGTATGCGCTTCAATGTGGGATAACCAACCCGGGACTTTTCTTTACCGCTAACGCTGTGGCGATCATCGTGGGACGAGCATTTGGAGGGGGAATACTCGACGCTTATAATAAAGAAAAGATGATTCTCCTCTTCATTTTTTTGTCTATGATAGCTATGATTATCCTTTCTTTTTCAAAAACTCTTCCCATGTTCATTTTTGTAGGACTACTCTATGGAGCGGGAGGCGCATTCTTTTTCCCTGCAGCAATGGCGTATGCCTTTGAATATGCAGGTTCTTCCAGTGGTTCTGCCGTGGGGACCTTTAACGCGTTCATGGATTTGGGTATGGCTCTTGGACCGGTAATCGCGGGCATTATCATTCCGTTTACAGGGTACCCGATAATGTTTCTCTGTTTGGCTCTGATATGTCTTGTAAACCTTTGCTATGTGCAATTCTATGTGAGAAAGAGAAATAATGCCATACCGTCGATTTGA
- a CDS encoding ADP-ribosylglycohydrolase family protein: MIGGIAGDIIGSVYEGHNIKRTDFPLFGPWNRFTDDTVLTVAIADAILTRSDYGSKLRGWYQLYPDRGYGAGFRKWAASREMRPRSSWANGSAMRVSPVGFAFNTLDEVLDEARKSAEPSHNHPEGIKGAQAIAASVFLARKGCSKEYIKDYIAGAFSYDLDRTVEYIRPKYRFDVSCQGSVPEAIIAFLESTDFESAVRFAVSLGGDSDTIACMTGGMAEAYYGGIPEEISSQVLKMLDDRQKSIVNMFIE, encoded by the coding sequence ACAATATCAAGAGGACGGACTTCCCCCTCTTCGGCCCATGGAACCGCTTCACCGACGATACGGTCCTTACCGTCGCTATTGCCGATGCCATCCTTACAAGGTCGGATTACGGGAGTAAGCTCAGGGGGTGGTATCAGCTTTACCCGGACAGGGGGTATGGTGCGGGCTTCAGGAAATGGGCGGCATCAAGGGAGATGAGGCCAAGGTCAAGCTGGGCAAATGGTTCGGCGATGCGGGTGAGCCCCGTAGGGTTTGCCTTCAATACCCTCGATGAGGTCCTTGATGAAGCCAGAAAGAGCGCCGAGCCAAGCCATAACCACCCGGAGGGGATCAAGGGTGCCCAGGCAATAGCGGCCTCAGTATTCCTTGCACGGAAGGGATGCAGTAAGGAATACATCAAGGACTATATCGCCGGCGCTTTCTCCTATGACCTTGACAGGACCGTTGAGTACATAAGACCGAAATACAGGTTCGATGTGAGCTGCCAGGGCTCCGTGCCGGAGGCGATCATCGCCTTCCTGGAGAGCACAGATTTCGAAAGCGCCGTACGCTTTGCCGTCTCTCTGGGAGGTGACTCAGACACCATTGCATGCATGACAGGCGGCATGGCTGAGGCTTACTACGGGGGTATTCCTGAAGAGATAAGTTCACAGGTATTGAAGATGCTGGATGATCGGCAGAAATCCATCGTAAACATGTTTATAGAATAA